The Thermoflavifilum sp. genome contains a region encoding:
- the coaD gene encoding pantetheine-phosphate adenylyltransferase has protein sequence MENICVFPGTFDPITLGHVDIIQRALQLFDRVIVGVGVNALKQPMFSIEQRINWIKAVFANEPRVEAEAYEGLTVAFCRKKHARFILRGIRYVSDFEYEKSIADMNRALAPEIETVFLTSTAAYATTASTLIRDVIRNGGDISAFVPEVVYRSLQAG, from the coding sequence ATGGAAAACATCTGTGTATTCCCCGGAACCTTCGACCCCATCACACTCGGCCATGTGGATATTATCCAGCGCGCCCTGCAACTGTTTGATCGGGTCATCGTGGGAGTAGGCGTGAATGCCCTGAAGCAACCCATGTTCAGCATCGAGCAAAGGATAAACTGGATTAAAGCGGTGTTTGCAAATGAACCTCGTGTGGAAGCAGAGGCTTATGAGGGACTGACCGTGGCTTTTTGTCGAAAAAAACACGCACGCTTTATCCTGCGTGGCATTCGTTACGTGAGCGATTTTGAATATGAAAAGTCGATTGCGGACATGAATCGTGCACTGGCACCCGAAATTGAAACGGTTTTCCTTACTTCCACAGCTGCTTATGCAACCACCGCCTCCACCTTAATCCGGGATGTGATCCGTAACGGAGGCGATATTTCGGCATTCGTGCCCGAAGTGGTATATCGTTCATTGCAGGCAGGATGA
- the accC gene encoding acetyl-CoA carboxylase biotin carboxylase subunit: MFKKILIANRGEIALRVIRTCKEMGIKTVAIYSTADRESLHVKFADEAVCIGKPASTESYLNIPHIMAAAEITNADAIHPGYGFLAENARFAEICAEHGIKFIGPTAEMIRKMGDKMTAKETMIAAGVPVIPGSEGLLSSLDEARSLAREIGYPVILKATAGGGGKGMRVVWEEAELEKQFQVARAEAKAAFNNDGIYMEKYIEEPRHIEFQIAGDQYGRVCHLSERDCSIQRRHQKLVEESPSPFMTPELREKMGEAAVRAAQAINYESVGTVEFLVDKYRNFYFMEMNTRIQVEHGVTEEVINFDLIKEQIKIAAGVPISGKNYYPQMHAIECRINAEDPFNDFRPSPGRITTLHVPGGHGVRVDSHIYAGYVIPPFYDSLVAKLITVAQTREEAISTMERALSEFVIEGIKTTIPFHLQLMRNEAFRRGEFTTQFLNQFQLEPIEE, translated from the coding sequence ATGTTTAAGAAAATACTGATAGCCAATCGAGGAGAAATAGCCCTGCGGGTCATTCGCACCTGTAAGGAAATGGGTATTAAAACGGTAGCCATTTATTCTACTGCAGATCGGGAAAGCCTGCATGTGAAATTTGCCGATGAAGCCGTATGTATTGGCAAGCCTGCCAGTACGGAATCGTATCTGAATATCCCTCATATTATGGCTGCGGCTGAAATCACCAATGCCGATGCCATTCATCCGGGATATGGCTTTTTAGCCGAAAATGCCCGTTTTGCGGAGATCTGTGCCGAGCATGGCATCAAATTCATTGGTCCAACGGCCGAGATGATTCGCAAAATGGGTGATAAAATGACGGCCAAAGAAACCATGATTGCTGCGGGGGTGCCGGTTATTCCCGGGTCGGAAGGGCTGTTGAGCAGCCTGGATGAGGCCAGGTCGCTGGCGCGAGAAATTGGATATCCCGTCATTTTAAAAGCAACCGCCGGTGGCGGAGGAAAGGGTATGCGGGTGGTATGGGAAGAAGCTGAACTGGAAAAGCAATTTCAGGTAGCCCGTGCCGAAGCGAAAGCGGCGTTCAACAACGACGGCATATACATGGAGAAATACATTGAAGAGCCCCGACATATTGAGTTTCAAATTGCCGGTGATCAATATGGCCGGGTCTGTCATCTCAGTGAACGAGATTGTTCTATTCAACGCCGCCATCAAAAGCTCGTAGAAGAATCCCCCTCTCCCTTCATGACGCCTGAGCTGCGGGAAAAAATGGGCGAAGCGGCCGTTCGCGCTGCCCAGGCAATCAACTATGAAAGTGTGGGTACGGTTGAGTTTCTGGTGGATAAGTATCGCAATTTCTATTTCATGGAAATGAATACGCGCATTCAAGTGGAGCATGGGGTTACAGAAGAAGTGATCAATTTCGATTTGATTAAAGAGCAAATTAAAATTGCGGCTGGCGTGCCCATTTCCGGAAAAAACTATTATCCTCAGATGCATGCCATTGAATGCCGTATCAATGCCGAAGATCCATTCAACGATTTCCGTCCAAGTCCGGGTCGCATCACTACCCTGCATGTGCCGGGCGGTCATGGTGTGCGGGTAGATTCACATATTTACGCCGGTTATGTAATTCCTCCTTTTTATGATTCGCTTGTTGCCAAGTTGATCACGGTGGCGCAGACGCGCGAAGAGGCCATATCTACCATGGAACGTGCATTGAGCGAATTTGTCATCGAAGGCATTAAAACCACCATTCCTTTTCACCTGCAGCTCATGCGCAACGAAGCATTTCGCCGTGGCGAATTTACCACGCAGTTTCTCAATCAGTTTCAACTGGAACCCATTGAAGAATAA
- the accB gene encoding acetyl-CoA carboxylase biotin carboxyl carrier protein, producing the protein MDFKQIQELIKLVSKSNISEISIEEENFKITIKQKDHSGEGAPLVQPAYAMVPPVAAMPPSSLPPASPAPQPATQPAPAAAAAPREENYITIKSPMIGTFYRSPSPDKPPFVNVGDEVKPGQVVCIIEAMKLFNEIESEVSGRIVKVLVEDASPVEFDQPLFLVEPV; encoded by the coding sequence ATGGACTTTAAACAGATTCAGGAGCTCATCAAGCTGGTCAGCAAATCCAACATCAGTGAAATCAGTATTGAAGAGGAAAATTTCAAAATTACCATTAAGCAGAAGGATCATTCCGGTGAAGGGGCTCCACTCGTGCAGCCTGCTTATGCCATGGTTCCGCCTGTAGCTGCTATGCCCCCCTCTTCCCTCCCGCCGGCATCACCCGCTCCACAACCCGCAACACAGCCTGCACCAGCCGCAGCAGCCGCACCCAGAGAAGAAAATTATATCACCATAAAATCGCCCATGATTGGCACTTTTTACCGAAGTCCATCGCCCGATAAGCCGCCTTTTGTGAATGTGGGCGATGAGGTGAAGCCCGGGCAGGTGGTGTGCATCATTGAGGCGATGAAATTGTTTAATGAAATTGAAAGTGAGGTCTCGGGCAGAATCGTGAAGGTGTTGGTGGAAGATGCTTCTCCGGTTGAATTTGACCAACCGTTGTTTCTTGTTGAGCCGGTATAA
- the efp gene encoding elongation factor P, giving the protein MATTADIRMGLTIKLGNELYQVVDFGQNKTARAAAKVWAKLKSVETGKTIEHTWNSGDTIYPVRIEKKPCQFLYKDETAYYFMDNTTYEQIALNEAQVDRPEFYKEGQECFMLINTENDQPISVELPDKIVLRVTYTEPGLKGDTATRAMKPAQVETGATIMVPLFVDNDELIRVDTRTGEYVERVKA; this is encoded by the coding sequence ATGGCAACGACTGCAGACATTCGCATGGGTCTCACCATTAAATTAGGCAATGAACTTTATCAAGTTGTAGATTTCGGGCAGAATAAAACCGCACGAGCTGCTGCAAAGGTGTGGGCTAAACTAAAAAGTGTGGAAACAGGTAAAACCATTGAGCATACCTGGAATTCGGGCGATACCATTTATCCCGTTAGAATTGAAAAAAAACCCTGTCAGTTTTTATATAAAGATGAAACTGCTTATTATTTCATGGACAATACCACGTATGAACAAATTGCGCTGAATGAAGCACAGGTCGATCGGCCTGAATTTTACAAGGAGGGTCAGGAATGTTTTATGCTTATCAATACCGAAAACGATCAACCGATTAGTGTGGAATTGCCCGATAAAATAGTTTTGCGCGTGACGTATACCGAACCCGGGTTAAAAGGCGATACGGCTACGCGAGCCATGAAACCGGCTCAGGTTGAAACGGGAGCTACGATTATGGTGCCTTTGTTTGTGGATAATGATGAGCTGATACGGGTGGATACGCGCACAGGAGAATATGTCGAGCGTGTAAAAGCATAA
- a CDS encoding redoxin domain-containing protein, with product MQSFRLTASMTCLLTVATWLISGTAACAQDNAGDQPLFLRYPTIPHFTVITADGKSFTEKDLKKNTPTLIFLFSVDCEHCHHETEDIVQHIHQFKGTQILMVTHFPVNDMTQYAHDYHLDQYPRIITVATDEKRWLLSFYRLHFFPGLYIYNANNQLVYHAEGTRPVDTLLHYLKP from the coding sequence ATGCAATCCTTTCGTTTGACGGCATCCATGACTTGTTTATTAACAGTAGCTACATGGCTCATTTCCGGTACTGCTGCATGTGCGCAGGATAATGCCGGCGATCAACCCCTGTTTCTCAGATATCCGACGATACCACATTTCACTGTCATTACAGCCGATGGAAAGAGCTTCACGGAAAAAGATTTAAAGAAAAACACTCCCACACTTATTTTCCTGTTCAGTGTGGATTGCGAACACTGTCATCATGAAACGGAAGATATCGTGCAACATATCCATCAATTTAAAGGCACTCAAATCCTTATGGTTACACATTTCCCTGTGAATGATATGACTCAATATGCACATGATTATCACCTCGATCAATATCCCCGCATCATCACGGTGGCAACCGATGAAAAACGATGGCTGTTGAGTTTTTATCGATTACACTTCTTTCCAGGATTGTATATTTACAATGCAAATAACCAGCTCGTTTACCATGCGGAAGGTACAAGGCCTGTAGATACGCTTTTGCATTATTTGAAGCCTTGA
- the mdh gene encoding malate dehydrogenase: MKVTVVGAGNVGATCANVLASKDFLQEIVLLDIKEGVAEGKALDIWESSPVLHFGTRVRGVTNDYSQTAHSDVVVITSGLPRKPGMSRDDLISTNAGIVKSVTENIMKYSPDAILVVVSNPLDVMTYCAYLTAKIDSRRVFGMAGVLDTARYKAFLAEEIGCSPKDIEALLLGGHGDTMVPLPRYTSVAGIPVTELVPAERLQAIIERTQKGGGEIVNLLGTSAWYAPGASAAQMVEAICKDERRILPCCAWLTGQYGLKNIYLGVPVVLGRNGIEKIIELQLNEQEMALVKASADHVREVMNVLDNMQLVKN, encoded by the coding sequence ATGAAAGTAACTGTCGTAGGTGCCGGTAATGTGGGCGCCACCTGTGCCAATGTATTAGCCAGTAAAGATTTTTTGCAGGAAATTGTTTTATTAGACATCAAAGAAGGTGTCGCCGAAGGAAAAGCGCTCGACATCTGGGAATCTTCTCCTGTTTTGCATTTCGGCACGCGTGTCAGAGGCGTTACGAACGATTACAGCCAGACCGCACACAGCGATGTGGTGGTGATTACCTCCGGATTGCCCAGAAAACCGGGTATGAGCCGGGATGATCTGATATCCACCAACGCCGGCATCGTGAAATCCGTGACGGAAAACATCATGAAATATTCTCCGGATGCGATTCTGGTAGTCGTTTCCAACCCGCTTGATGTGATGACTTATTGCGCTTATCTAACAGCAAAGATTGATAGCAGAAGGGTATTTGGTATGGCCGGCGTGCTCGACACAGCCCGATACAAAGCTTTTCTGGCAGAAGAAATTGGTTGTTCCCCTAAAGATATCGAAGCCCTCTTATTAGGCGGACATGGCGATACGATGGTGCCCTTGCCCCGATATACCAGTGTTGCCGGTATTCCCGTTACCGAACTGGTGCCTGCCGAACGTCTGCAAGCGATTATCGAACGCACCCAGAAGGGAGGAGGCGAAATCGTGAATCTGCTGGGTACCTCGGCCTGGTATGCACCTGGCGCTTCTGCAGCTCAAATGGTGGAAGCCATTTGCAAAGATGAACGACGCATCCTGCCCTGCTGTGCCTGGCTGACCGGACAGTATGGCTTGAAAAACATTTATCTCGGTGTGCCTGTGGTACTGGGCAGAAACGGGATTGAAAAAATCATCGAGCTGCAACTGAACGAACAGGAAATGGCACTGGTGAAAGCTTCTGCCGATCATGTGCGTGAGGTCATGAATGTGCTTGACAACATGCAACTCGTGAAAAACTAA